Below is a genomic region from Desulforegula conservatrix Mb1Pa.
GATAATTGACAAGTGTAATTCATATACTGGATAAATCAATTAGCATTGACAAGAGTCAGAGGTCAATTAAAACAAACTGCCTTCAAACAAAAAGACTATGTTCCTTATAAACATTGGACACTAAAGAATGAATGATTTTTGGACTGCATGCAGTTGGTAATCTTTTTGTAAAAAACTCTCCAACTACATGCCCAGAATAATCAAATCTTTCATGAGGCAAGAAATCTATCAAGCACTTTCTTGACCCCTCCCACAGAACTTTCAGCAAGAATTCCTTCTGAAAAAATCTTCAGATCAGCCATATTGATTGACATGACCTGTTTCTGGACAGATGGCATAAACTGTGGGTCAATGCTTAGTGATTTGACGCCTATTCCCAGAAGAAAAGGGATATATTCGGGTTCGTGGGCCATTTCACCACATACGGAAACGGATTTGCCAGCCTCGTTTATTGCCTTCACAATCCTTGACAAGGCCCTTAAAACCGCCGGATGATAAGCCCTGTAGTAGCCTGCTACCTTCTTGTTTCTTCTGTCCACGGCAAGCATGTACTGGATGAAGTCATTGGTTCCTATGGAAAAAAAATCGGCTTCTTTTACATAGGCATCAATTGTTTCGATAACTGATGGAATTTCAATCATCATGCCTATTTCCGGGCTATGATGATGTGCAAGATCTTCCTCGCCAAGATCCCTGACACAATCGGACACAATCTGCCTTGCTTCGATAAATTCATCAATTGAAGAGATCATAGGAAACATGATCCTCAGACATCGCCTTTCTGCTCCGGCCCTTAGTATTGCCCTGATCTGCTGCTCGAAAATATCCCTGTGAGTCAACGAAAATCTTATGGATCTGAGCCCGAGTTCAGGATTCACCTCGTCTCCGTCGTCTGAATAACTTAAAGTCTTGTCACCTCCAACGTCGAGGGTTCTGATTGTCACTTCCTTGTCAGGCATTGAATCAAGGAGGCGTTTGTAAACAATATACTGCTCGGCTTCTGTCGGGAAAGTGGATCGTATCAGAAAAGGAAATTCTGTTCTGTAAAGCCCGATTCCTTCCGCTTTAAGCTGCTTTGCAAGGTCAAGCTGGCTCAGAAGGTTTATATTGGCAAGAAGCCTGATCCTGACACCGTCGACAGTCTGGGTTGTGGCATGCATTTCATCTGAAATGGCCTCTATTGTCTTTTTTGTGGCATTTCTGATTTCATACTCGTGAATAAGCGCATCTGCAGGATTTATATATATGCTGCCGTTATCAGCATCAAGGAGAACAATGGTTCCCTCATGAATTCTGAGAAGATCGTGGTTCTCCGCTATAACCACGGGTATTCTGAGGGATCTTGCAAGGATGGAAACATGGGATGTCATCCCACCTCCAACCAGAATAACCCCCTGAACCTGATCAGTTGAAAGTTTCAGAATGTCTGAAGGAAAGAGATCCCTGGCCACGATTATCCTGTGACCTCCGCCTTCTATTCTCTCTCCTCTTCCAATGAAAAGATTACGCAGAATCCGGCAGGCAAGATCTTCAACATCCGTTGCTTTTTCCCTT
It encodes:
- the ptsP gene encoding phosphoenolpyruvate--protein phosphotransferase, giving the protein MPHKRQEHLDLLCNIGELAGALAGSPDIEDFLDETAAIIARHISADVCSIYIYEEASSELVLKATHGLKAEAVNKIRLKEGEGIVGFALAEAHAVFEIDAITNPHFKFFEEAGEEKFHSFIAVPMIRGGHKVGVLTVQHETSGFFGDSDLRVLRATASQLAGAIENARLIMGLWGREDKEEKPEITEITSGVIKGESASKGFALAPIMIFHKDMGGLLTRDSSLDPPCSHERFIEAVSSTEKQLSALQESFSEKLPESASLIFSAHFMILKDPSFVPKMDAKISNGMHPAQAIREIAGHYIRIFSSSPDAYIREKATDVEDLACRILRNLFIGRGERIEGGGHRIIVARDLFPSDILKLSTDQVQGVILVGGGMTSHVSILARSLRIPVVIAENHDLLRIHEGTIVLLDADNGSIYINPADALIHEYEIRNATKKTIEAISDEMHATTQTVDGVRIRLLANINLLSQLDLAKQLKAEGIGLYRTEFPFLIRSTFPTEAEQYIVYKRLLDSMPDKEVTIRTLDVGGDKTLSYSDDGDEVNPELGLRSIRFSLTHRDIFEQQIRAILRAGAERRCLRIMFPMISSIDEFIEARQIVSDCVRDLGEEDLAHHHSPEIGMMIEIPSVIETIDAYVKEADFFSIGTNDFIQYMLAVDRRNKKVAGYYRAYHPAVLRALSRIVKAINEAGKSVSVCGEMAHEPEYIPFLLGIGVKSLSIDPQFMPSVQKQVMSINMADLKIFSEGILAESSVGGVKKVLDRFLAS